gaaaataaaaaatataaaaacaaaagtaCTATTTTACCCCTAATAAATAGTGCCCACCGAACTTTTCATTCATTAGTATATAGACAAATCCCATAACCTTACGATGTTTCGGAGTATAAGTTTTGTTAATTTTGTGTAATTTGAACAAAAATGTATGGTTAACAAATTAACATCATAACCTACGGGTATATCTGGCAAAACTAGCTTGTAGCTTATAGAAAATAGCTTGTACCTGTTAGCTGAAACATGGTACCTAGTAGCTTGTAGCTGATAGGTGGTAGTTGTTGAAAAAATCACTTGTTAGAATCTGATGAGTTAAAAGTATTTTTGAGCCTGAGTCTGGGTATCACAGACTCTGGTATGAAGCAAAGAACATAAACTCTAAATATGATGACAACTGAATCTGTGAAGACTCAGATAATACTCGTGGAGACTAAATGAAGATAAGAATGGGAATATCAAGTCAACACGAAAATCATGGTAGTTTTTTTGGCTAACTGACACATGATTATTGAGTTTCGTTGTTTATCGATGAGGTAGTTTATCTAATATGTGTTCGATCAATTAAAAAATCTACAGACTCTATGTAGTTGTGTATTCATTGCTATAAAACATTTGAATTATTCTTTTGTTCAAGTCAAATAGTTTCGTACTTGATATTGCTTGAATCATTCCGATTAACCATGGATATTTTGTTTAATTGAATACTAAAGTTCTAGATCCCCTACTAGGGACCAATAGTAGCTATtagctttttatatgtatttaggtgTTTGGGAGAGTAGCTGAAACCGTTAAATTAAAGAGTAACGTGACAAAAACTAGAAGCTTTTACTCAAACGCTAGTTATTTAGCTTTTAACATTTTTCCTCTATCTAAAATCTTTAAACTCTTTTAACCAAATATACCCTACATCTTATTCAAAAGGATATTGAATCTGGACTACAAATTATTGTTCACAGGGATACAAAGAGAAAAAAAAGTTGTACTTGATTTGTAAAGCATTTACTTACTTCAAGAATTAATGCGTATCTGAGCTCCTTTATGACGGCTTTTATTGTTGGACGCTTGTCTTGAGATTTTGCCAAACATTTAAAGGCAACTTTTGCAAATACTTCCAATGACTTTGGACTGGTAAAATCATACACGTGTTCCACAAATACATGATCTATTATTTTATTTAATGTTCCCTCTTTGAAGCGCTTTCGTGCTACTGCTGCAAGCCCTTTGATATTTTCAGCACAATAACTTTCATCATAGGCCAATCTCCCACACATTATTTCAAATAACACGACTCCTAGAGAGTATATGTCTGATGATTTTCCTAGTTTACAAGTCCTCAAATATTCAGGATCCAAGTAAAAGTTAGTACCTGCAATACTATTTGTAATGATATTGCTACCGAGTTGGTTCAAAGGGTAAAATTTGGAAAGTCCGAAGTCAGCAATCTTGGCATTCCAATTCTAATCAAATAATATGTTGGCACTTTTGATATCACGATGGATTATCCTTTCTTTATCCGTGATGTTTGTGTGAAGATAATCCAACCCATTTGCAACATCGAGGCATATTTCAAGCCTTTTATTCCAATTAAGATAAGTTACTTTTTTGATGCATCCCAAATAATCATCTAGGCTACCATTTGAAGCAAACTCATAGATAAGGATCATTTCAGAATATTCGTTACAATAGCCAAGAAGTGAGACTATGTTGGGATGCTCACATCTACGaagcatttcaatttctagatagAAACCTTGTTTACCTTGCCCCTTTTCATCATTTAAGATGTGTTTTATAGCAACCGTTTTTCGATTCATATGTATTTTCTCTAGATTCTTTCCATCTAGTCCCAATAAGATATTTCTATCAATAAGGTTAAGTTCCGCTTTATAAACCTTACCATATCCACCTGATCCAATTAGGTACGTTTCAGCAAAATTCTCAGTGGCCGACTTTATGTCAGCTAGTCCAAACTTCATTAAGAAAAAATTTATGAGTTAGGAACTAATCTTTTCCACTAAATATGTAATCTtatttcaacttttttttttttttttttttttttaaaaaggatcAATTTGTGTGTCTAATCAAAGTTACCAAAAACAATTAAGTAATGATTCTTACATCCCTCTTTTTTTAACCATATACCactaaatattatataaaatattgtACAATACAACACAGCTCATTTAGTGGTGTATATGATCACCTCCCAATGCTTAGGTGCCTCTTGTTTGACGATTTAAACTTAATACTAAAGTATTTGCTTAATATTCTAAAAATCCAGTAATAAGCTTGTAGAAAATAAACAGGCTTATAACGTTTGGAGAACATGTGGGATCACACCAGCCGGTTGAGTCACATGTTAACATGGGAACGCATTTGGTTTAGTTAACTTTTAATATTACCTCAATAAGATTTCTTAAGGGTCCACGTAATCTGCCACGGATGTGATCAAGGATTTCTTTGATTAACTCCGTCTCTGGCCTGAAAATTATAGGTGGTTAAGATATTTAACAATCTAAGCTTCATAAGATGTATAATCTGTTTACGCTTAATCAATAACTCTGTCTCTAGCCTGGAACCATCACTAGATAGCccagtggttggggccctgagtATGGGTTGAaaacagccagggagtaatcctgctaggctgcgtacatcagagtatgaggACGGATAACTCGCCCTCCGGGTAGCCCGACCATGAAAAATCTTCTACTTTTTTTCTGTTTCTAGCCTGATTTTTATTACTTTTAGTCATTGacctatatttataagattatctAAGATTTAGTTTTAGAGATCGGTACGAGAACAACAACTTTATAGATTAAATTGTAACTCAACACCAAAGGGCCATCGGCCAAGTAGTATCGAGGTGACCCCTGCAACGAACAGGTTGTTGGTTCAAGTCCAGCAAAGGAAGTTGATATATAAAAAATCGTGttgggtgtgtgagtttgcctttgaAAAAATGTGTAACTCAACGTTAAAAGTAGTTACCCGTCGTTTGCATCATGCCCTTTTAAATCAGCAACTTGTCTAAGTGCTTCCTTCCACTTCTCTATCTTGTTAGCCAATTCACTTCGTTTCTTCACATTAGTCTCTGCTTCCATCTTTTGTTCATGCTTTATCATTGCGTCTCCGAAGCTATTGATTTGAAACCTAACATCCTTGGGCTTGACATGATAGAAGACAGGGATAACAATATAGCTGAAGGTCATGATCAATACAAGTTCATCAAGACAGaactaggggtggtcagtatttggtttgaaaccgtggaacccgaaaatcaaaccgaaaccaaaccgaaaaaaaaccaaaccgaatttgaaaaacggttttcggatcgagtcaaaccaaaaccgaatttgaattcggttttcggttcggttttcggttttgaaaattctgaattcggtttaaccgaaaaccgaagtcaaaaccgaattcaatgtttttatacatttaatttgtatatttatgttttaatgtcgtTATAATTtaggatccaatcaataaaatatattctcacccatatgacgatttaataactcataatataattatgttactcaaattattatgttcttcttcttaattaCAGAAGcggtaaacgtcataattaagctgtaaatattaataaatcatcgaattctttataatttaatagtacgtcattgttttaaaatataaataattaagacattagtaacgccacaattaaactaccatcgttctctgttttttcataatatttggttttaaccgaaaaccgaaccgaatccgaatttgaattcggttttcggttcggttcggttttaactttgaattcagttttcggttcggttttcggttttgcccaaaaaaatttcaaaaccgaaaacaccgaaccgaataaaccgaacaaaccgaaaaccgaaccgatgaacacccctagacAGAACGATGAGGAAGCATAGTTCTCAGACAACACGATAATACAAGCTCTTGATCTTTCGATTGAAATTTTTAATTCCCGTTTAAGATGTAGCCCCCTTTGGATTTCTTGATCGTCCGAAATGGTGTTGAGATTAGCACCCTTAAGGGCTTTGTAGAGATGATCAA
This genomic stretch from Rutidosis leptorrhynchoides isolate AG116_Rl617_1_P2 chromosome 11, CSIRO_AGI_Rlap_v1, whole genome shotgun sequence harbors:
- the LOC139876538 gene encoding uncharacterized protein: MIILSESSSLAGDNHHKLYDVYVSFQGGNTSHSFVDHLYKALKGANLNTISDDQEIQRGLHLKRELKISIERSRACIIVLSENYASSSFCLDELVLIMTFSYIVIPVFYHVKPKDVRFQINSFGDAMIKHEQKMEAETNVKKRSELANKIEKWKEALRQVADLKGHDANDGPETELIKEILDHIRGRLRGPLRNLIEFGLADIKSATENFAETYLIGSGGYGKVYKAELNLIDRNILLGLDGKNLEKIHMNRKTVAIKHILNDEKGQGKQGFYLEIEMLRRCEHPNIVSLLGYCNEYSEMILIYEFASNGSLDDYLGCIKKVTYLNWNKRLEICLDVANGLDYLHTNITDKERIIHRDIKSANILFD